From Augochlora pura isolate Apur16 unplaced genomic scaffold, APUR_v2.2.1 APUR_unplaced_3931, whole genome shotgun sequence:
CGCGATGGTTTTTCTTGAATTAGCTGTGGCGGGTTGAgcaataaagaaagagagagatgttttataatagtACGTTGTATATTTTCGATACATGTTAGctttacaatgaaatttccataattatataatttttctgacaatgTTCGTCAACGGGTTGCACTAGACGATGCAATCATGTATCATCAGGCAGTATGCAGTCGTCGAAGGTGGAACATCCTTTCGACATTCGAATTAGAAAGTCCATCGTATCAAGCAAGACCTCATCCTTTCCATAGTAGGACTCTTGAAATTTCGCGTACATGTCGTAGAGCAACGTATATTTACTTTTCTCGAAATCGACATTTAAGTCATCGTAGGGATAGATTTCTGAGTTCAAGTAAAGTCTAAAGTTCGATAACGAGCACGAATCGAAGTGCGTGGGGTTTTGCTTCAGATCGTTTTTCCGGTCGGTTTGTAACGCGAATATCACATATCTCGGTTTTTCCATTTGCGGAGCCGTTTTTATCGCCCAAGTATGCTTCGTGGTTGTTTGCAGCATCGGATATTCGTACAGTTCCCACGAACGGAAACTCATACTGAGTGATATTTCATTCTCCAGAATATGCATCAGCGACAACTTGTATATTTCATCCAAAGCAACATGTGGCATTCGccattgaattttatgcagaTCCAGGACAGGTTTCACATTGTCGGACATGCTTCCTAACGCGTTAGCGTCGTTGCGTGCGCGAATCAAGATCAATTCGTGCCGTGCATTTATTACAACTCGTTTGTAATCTTCGCAGAAGCCCAGCAATGCATTCATAGACTCGCAAAAGTTGAAATTTAGTTTGTTCGCGGACGTCGCGGTGTGATTTTGTCTCCATTTATCATCGTTTTTGTACATCCAGCCTCCGTTGGACAACACGTTGCTCTTTGTCGCATTCAGACTGACGTAATTCTTCATGATTGTTGTTATACCAGGATTTCTAGACCGATCGATTTCCACCCCGTTCAGTTCGTAGCGTATCTCATCGAACATGAATGCTATCGCATTGTTAAGGAGAAGCACCCAGTCGTCGGTCGATCCACCCGGCTGTTTGCTGAGTTTTCCTTCCACGTAGAGGAAGCTTTTACATGGAAGAGTGTACAAGTCTTGATGTTGAATGGGTATTCTTATCGCATCGCTGTTCCCAAACGCTGTGTTTGCATATGGGTTGTATGTGTGCAGCTCGATCTTAGTTATTCGATTGTCAAAGATTGGTGCCTCGGAGATGCTTAAAATATCGTCGGGCATGGCGGTGGTTGTGGTGGtagcggcggtggtggtgaaGCGAGTTGGATTACTCGTTAACGATGAATCCCAAAGATCGTAGATATTCTGCGTTTCGCACAGTTAGTTTCCTCGTTTTCTTATTCGTATTCTTCTCTTCATTATTGTTGTTTTTAAACGACACGTCGTTTTTTACGTAATTCACCGTATTCGATaccgtattattattattatgaattaacaTGAGGTTACGAGACGGTTCGGCGAACGTGCAGCCGTACCGTGATTTCTTCGTTTCGAAAATCTATCAAACGTCCAGACCGATCAACGATGCGAATCGTTAAATCATCAATTGACCGTGTAACGATTGGAAGGTAAATGGCTCGTGCCGGcgtttctgatattttatatcctGGCGGCACGTTTGGTGCGAATTCGTGTATCGTGTGAACCAGTTTCCCGTTATCGGAATAACCGGTGGTTACGTTGCATTCTATTCGACTGACATTCACATTAAT
This genomic window contains:
- the LOC144477804 gene encoding uncharacterized protein LOC144477804, giving the protein MPDDILSISEAPIFDNRITKIELHTYNPYANTAFGNSDAIRIPIQHQDLYTLPCKSFLYVEGKLSKQPGGSTDDWVLLLNNAIAFMFDEIRYELNGVEIDRSRNPGITTIMKNYVSLNATKSNVLSNGGWMYKNDDKWRQNHTATSANKLNFNFCESMNALLGFCEDYKRVVINARHELILIRARNDANALGSMSDNVKPVLDLHKIQWRMPHVALDEIYKLSLMHILENEISLSMSFRSWELYEYPMLQTTTKHTWAIKTAPQMEKPRYVIFALQTDRKNDLKQNPTHFDSCSLSNFRLYLNSEIYPYDDLNVDFEKSKYTLLYDMYAKFQESYYGKDEVLLDTMDFLIRMSKGCSTFDDCILPDDT